ATACTACGTCCCTTCGAAGTTTGATACATTTGACGAGACTGGTGATCCAAAAGAACATATCACTCATTTCGAGCATTTAGCCAAATTTCAGACACAATGCGTTGATATCGCTCAACATAAAAAGCTGCTTATCAAGCAGTTCCCTAGCGCGCTCCGAAAGAACGCTTTCCGCTGGTTCTCCAGACTGAAAGCGAGATCTATTAGGTCCTGAGACAAGTTGTTTGAGTTATTATGCTCCCGTTCTTTGAGGAAATCTATCACGTCGGAAGATTTACGGCGTAGTAAAAAGGAACCCGAGGAGTCGGTTGAGCTATGGAACGATTCCGTTTATTAGCAAGCCTTTCTCCCACGAAATCAGTTAGCAGAATCTATCCCAGAAGAGAAATGGGGAAAAATTTGTATTGCGGGAATCCGCATTGAATTGCGCTCGGGCTTGATTATTGCTAGAGGCCCTACTACTTTCGATGAACTCTCTCAACGTGCTACTGGAAGCAGGGCAAACCTGATTGAACGGCACGCATATGCTAATGTCGCAGATAGAAGTCGGAGACCTCCTAAAGGTAGCGAAGACAAAGGGAAGAAAGAAGGTCATCGAAAGGGTTTGCACTTTGACATCAAGAAGAGCTCAAAGTCAAACGAGCCCTTTCGATTTATATAGGATATAGGCAATGATATGCTGAAATTACCGAAACCAAGTGCAGCCCGAAGATGAAGATGATCAATGGTTCTTCCTTTTTTTGGCTGAGTAAACTTGTTCAGCTTTACTGCAAGTCTAAAGAAAGGGAGGGGCAAAGTTCACTCGCTATTAACTCGCTTTAATCTCTCCACTCGCTCCGTAAACTGCGCTCGCTGCCTCCTTAAGCTTCGCTAAAGCGACTACGTACCCGGGTCTCGTCTCAAACTTTTGCGATGCGGCGTGATTCAAATTGCTACGCCTTCCGATCTCGCATTCGACGATCcggaaaataacaagaaaaattaGATGGGAGATTTTAGTGGAACAATGTGCCCTCGTATGCGGTCGCggcagataaaaaaaaaagagcattCCTGACTCGCGTCCATGATCCAGTCCATGCACGCGGTTCGGCCCATGCCTGCAAACTAGTCTACGCCCACGGTCCAACCCGCGCCTGCAGTCCGACTCATGCCATCGCTCCAGCATTAGAGCTTATCAACGACACTCTGGCCCGACCCGCACCTACTACGAAAAAAAATGGATACAAAAATGCTCTATACAAGAAATGAAAGAAGCAGCTATCGCGGGATTTCCGCATCCGGAAGTCTCGCACGCACTCCTCCAGCATCAAATGGAGAAAGACCTTATCCGCTCCTCGACCTAGAGGGCCGGAAAGCCCTTTTTCTATGGTATGGGGAAGGAAGCTGAAACCACCATTCGAATAAAGGGCGGAGGGTGACCCTATTTGTATGCGCTTTCACACGACGGGCATGTTCCAAGATCTCCCGCAACGAGAACCTAAGACATGGTTTATTGATAGTAAgctgattaaaaaaatggatcATAGGTTGGTTGAATATTTAGTTCCGCTTAGGCTACGTGTTCTGTTCACGCGCTACTAAGCCGCACACAGGATCTTAGACAGGTTTCGTCCCCTTTCGGGAACACCTTCTTACTAGTAGGGGCTAAGCCTGATGCAAATATACCGAAAAAAGAAGATATCTATGGTCGATTCTACGAAGAGTAGCTTCGCCCCTTATGTTATGGCTCGTCTCGCGCTTAGTCACTCGCGGGATTCGGATAGGGGAGCAGCAAGTCTTTTCTGAAAAAACTCGCAGTTCTCACCTTTATctaaaatctatatatatatatatatatatatatatatatagattttagATAATAACTCTTTGGTTGGATCGGACAGGGACTTCTATAAAGATCTTTCCACTCATTCATCATACTCAAAGTCGAAGTTACGGCATGGGGGGCTCGGAAAAATAACAAGAATCGGTGTCGTGGGGGTGCTACGAGATGGCGATTTTTCGTATAGAAGAATAGATCCGCGGACCTATTGATTGACCACCGATCGACTGCTATCTAAGAGAAGATAAGTAGTTCTTCTATCGTTCAAGGGCAAGGGGAGAAGATGTAGCGGCTTGCCTAGATCTCGTATTTCCCACGTAGTTTGTCGGTCAAACCAATGATTCTTTTCTCGTAATAGAGAGATTCTTTTTCTGGTATGTAACTAGGAGCGCATCATCGGGGCAGGGCGAAAACGAACATAGGATCAGCATCATGGCCCttttattgtttcttttgttTGTGTCCGGTCCCTGGTCCTATCGAACCAGTCACTTCATACGTTGTGTGTGTTTTTTTTAAGGCTTCTCCGGGGACTGCTGCTCTGTGGCATCCCTTTCCTCTTCTTTTGCTGCTGATCTCACATCGCTCTTTCGCTCCAACCTCTCCAAATCTCTCCTCTCCTTTCAGTCGAGACTTTCAGTTCCTCTCCCTCTGGTCGAGCTCCATTCCATCGACCCGAGTGGCTACGCTCCTACTCTCAACTGAGCAGGTTGGTATATTCGACCGGATCTAGTTACATCGTTGATAGAAATAGAGGTAGAATACAGAAAAAGTAAAAGGAAATAGATTCAGATGAAGCCTAGCCCAGCTTTCCTGCCATTGGGAATCCAATCCCTTCGAGAGGACTGCGTCTGGTCCAGGCGGGAACTCCACTAGCCTTCCCACTCCCAGGATTCTGGACTCTGATAGCCCTGCATATGATTCTATGGCGGTCCAACCAAGGGGAGCTCCTTGCTGCCTATATATACAGCTATATAGTTTCAATGGCAGTTTCCTTCGGTGCATTTTCagtaaaaagaatataaaaatcCCTAGCCAGCTTATCTAATCTCCCAGACTTTATCGAGCCAGTTCGAGGGGTTGTAGTTCCACCCATCCTAACTAAGCTCTTCAATGGCTAATGCCGTACTTGGGTTGAGGTTTTAGAAGGAGTGGAAATTCACCTAAAGCAAGAGGAAAGGGAGGATTCGAATATGTTCGACTAAAAGGTACGTAGTTGCTCGAACGAAAGGGTCGATGGAATGGAGCTCGAACGAAGTGAGAGGAGAGATTTGGGTAGAGCGAGGTTGATCAATTGATTGAAGCAGATATCGTTAGTTGTTTCGATAATATAAAGCACGATAGTCTTTTGGATAGCATAAATCAATATCAACAATTACCAGTTCGCTCAGGTAATTTTTGCTTTCCTTACAACATCTATCTTAGATAAAGATTGAAAAAACAACTCAACAAGAGGAGAAAGGAAATCCCACAAGTCCTTGTCACCCGTGCTCATGAACATCTTGATCAAtcagtttgattttgaaatgaTCAAGTACCCCGGTAGCCTGATCAGCTATGCTCGTTATGCGGACGACTTCATGGGCGCTATCAAGAGGCCACAGCGCCAAGTAAAGACAACTGAATCCTTCATCTCGAAAAGACTAGGCTAGGCTTCATGGCTCAGCTAGAGTTCTCGGTTCCAGTAGAAGAGAGCATTAAGCGAGGTATGTAGTCGCTTTAGCGAAGCTTGAGGAGGATACTGCCGATAACTCGGAATTCTGATCTCGAGTCACTCATTTCAATGCTCCCCTTCAACGAGTCAAGAAAAAAAGAATCTTTCTAGGTATAAGGAAGGAAGAAAGCGAGAAACCACTACTTCGATTGAGAAAGACCAACTCCACTAGTCAAGCCGAGGTTTTTTCTAAACAACTCATCCGATTCTACAATCAGAAAATTGTTTTTCTCGAATCTGGGCTTAGCCTCAAATCAATATTCGATTGATTGGTCTGAGGTTATCGACAAAAAAGATTTGTCTAAGTCACTTCGTTTCTTTTTGTCCAAGTTACTTCTTTTTTTGTCCAAGTTTCTTCTCTTTTTGTCTAACTCACTTCCTTTTTTCTTTGTGAGTTTCGGGAATATTCTCATTCATAGGTCCGAAATCCATATCTATGAATTGAAAGGTCCGAATGATCCACTCTGCAATCAGCATGATCCACTCTGCAATCAGCTGTTAGAACCCATAGGTCTTCAAATCGTTCATTTGAAAAAAGGGAAACCCTTCTTATTGGATGATCATGATACTtcccaaaaatcaaaatttttgatTAATGGAGGAACAATAGCACCATTTTTGTTCAATAAGATGCCAAAGTGCATGATTGACTCATTCCATACTAGAAATAATCGCAGGAAATCTTTTGATAACACGGATTCCTATTTCTCAATGATATCCCAGGATCAAGACAATTGGCTGAATCCCGTGAAACCATTTTATAGAAGTTCATTGATATCTTCTTTTTATAAAGCAAATCGACTTCGATTCTTGAATAATCTACACCACTTCTGCTTCTATTGTAACAAAAGATTCCCCTTTTTTGTGGAAAAGGCCCGTATCAAGAATTATGATTTTACGTATGGACAATTCCTCAATATCTTGTTCATTCGCAACAAAATATTTTGTTTGTGCGGCGGTAAAAAAAAACATGCTTTTTTGGAGAGAGATACTATTTCACCAATCGAGTCACAAGTATCTAACATATTCATACCTAATGATTTTCCACAAAGTGGTAACGAAAGGTATAACTTGTACAAATCTTTCCATTTTCCAATTCGATCCGATCCATTCGTTCATAGAGCTATTTATTCGATCGCAGACATTTCTGGAACACCTCTAACAGAGGGACAAATAGtcaattttgaaagaaattatTGTCAACCTCTTTCGGATATGAATCTATCTGATTCAGATGGGAAGAACTTGCATCAGTATCTCAATTTCAATTCAAACATGGGTTTGATTCACACTCCATGTTCTGAGAAATATTTACCATCCAAAAAGAGGAAAAAACGGAGTCTTTGTCTAAAGAAATGTGTTGAAAAAGGGCAGATGTATAGAACCTTTCAACGGGATAGTGCTTTTTCGACTCTCTCAAAATGGAATCTATTCCAAACATATATGCCATGGTTCCTTACTTCGACAGGGTACAAATTTCTAAATTTGCTATTTTTAGATACCTTTTCGGACCTATTACCGATACTAAGTAGCAGTCAAAAATTTGTATCCATTTTTCATGATATTATGCATGGATCAGATATATCATGGCGAATTCTTCAGAAAAAATGGTGTCTTACACAATGGAATCTGATAAGTGAGATTTCGAGTAAGTGTTTACATAATCTTCTTCTGTCCGAAGAAATGATTCATCGAAATAATGAGCCACCATTGATATCGACCCATCTGAGATCGCCAAATGTTCGGGAGTTCCTCTATGCAATCCTTTTCCTTCTTCTTGTTGCTGGATATCTCGTTCGTACACATCTTCTCTTTGTTTCCCGAGCATATAGTGAGTTACAGACAGAGTTCGAAAAGGTCAAATCTTTGATGATTCCATCCTACATGATGGAGTTGCGAAAACTTCTGGATAGGTATCCTACGTCTGAACTGAATTCTTTCTGGTTAAAGAATCTCTTTCTAGTTGCTTTGGAACAATTAGGAGATTTTCTAGAAGAAATGCGGGGTTCTGCTTCTGGCGGCAACATGCTATGGGGTGGTGGTTCCGCTTATGGGGTTAAATCAATACGTTCTATGAAGCCATTTTTGAATATCAATCTCATCGATCTCATAAGTATCATACCAAATCCCATCAATCGAATCACTTTTTCGAGAAATACGAGACATCTAAGTCATACAAGTAAAGAGATTTATTCAttgataagaaaaagaaaaaacgcgAACGGTGATTGGATTGATGATAAAATAGAATCCTTGGTCGCGAACAGTGATTCGATTGATGATAAAGAAAGAGAATTCTTAGTTCAGTTCTCCACCTTAACGACAGAAAAAAGGATTGATCAAATTCTATTGAGTCTGACTCATAGTGATCATTTATCAAAGAATGACTCTGGTTATCAAGTGATTGAAGAGCCGGGAGCAATTTATTTACGATACTTAGTTGACATTCATAAAAAGTATCTAATGAATTATGAGTTCAATACACCCTGTTTAGCAGAAAGACGGATATTCCTTGCTTATTATCAGACAACCACTTATTCACAAACCTCGCGTGGGGTGAATAGTTTTCATTTCCCATCTCATGGAAAACCCTTTTCGCTCCGCTTAGCCCTACCCCCCTCTAGGGGTATTTTAGTGATAGGTTCTATAGGAACTGGACGATCCTATTTGGTCAAATACCTAGCGACAAACTTCTATCTTCCCTTCATTACAGTATTTCTGAACAAGTTCCTGGATAATAAGCCTAAGGGTTTTCTTATTGATGATAGTGACGATAT
This window of the Mercurialis annua linkage group LG5, ddMerAnnu1.2, whole genome shotgun sequence genome carries:
- the LOC126681745 gene encoding protein Ycf2-like — protein: MAQLEFSVPVEESIKRASNQYSIDWSEVIDKKDLSKSLRFFLSKLLLFLSKFLLFLSNSLPFFFVSFGNILIHRSEIHIYELKGPNDPLCNQHDPLCNQLLEPIGLQIVHLKKGKPFLLDDHDTSQKSKFLINGGTIAPFLFNKMPKCMIDSFHTRNNRRKSFDNTDSYFSMISQDQDNWLNPVKPFYRSSLISSFYKANRLRFLNNLHHFCFYCNKRFPFFVEKARIKNYDFTYGQFLNILFIRNKIFCLCGGKKKHAFLERDTISPIESQVSNIFIPNDFPQSGNERYNLYKSFHFPIRSDPFVHRAIYSIADISGTPLTEGQIVNFERNYCQPLSDMNLSDSDGKNLHQYLNFNSNMGLIHTPCSEKYLPSKKRKKRSLCLKKCVEKGQMYRTFQRDSAFSTLSKWNLFQTYMPWFLTSTGYKFLNLLFLDTFSDLLPILSSSQKFVSIFHDIMHGSDISWRILQKKWCLTQWNLISEISSKCLHNLLLSEEMIHRNNEPPLISTHLRSPNVREFLYAILFLLLVAGYLVRTHLLFVSRAYSELQTEFEKVKSLMIPSYMMELRKLLDRYPTSELNSFWLKNLFLVALEQLGDFLEEMRGSASGGNMLWGGGSAYGVKSIRSMKPFLNINLIDLISIIPNPINRITFSRNTRHLSHTSKEIYSLIRKRKNANGDWIDDKIESLVANSDSIDDKEREFLVQFSTLTTEKRIDQILLSLTHSDHLSKNDSGYQVIEEPGAIYLRYLVDIHKKYLMNYEFNTPCLAERRIFLAYYQTTTYSQTSRGVNSFHFPSHGKPFSLRLALPPSRGILVIGSIGTGRSYLVKYLATNFYLPFITVFLNKFLDNKPKGFLIDDSDDIDDSDDIDDSNDIDVSDDVSDDIDRDFDTELEFLTRMNALTMDMMPEIDRFYITLQFELAKAMSPCIIWIPNIHDLDVNESNYLSLGLLVNYLSRDCERCSTRNILVIASTHIPQKVDPALIAPNKLNTCIKIRRLLIPQQRKHFLTLSYTRGFYLEKKMFHTNGFGSITMGSNVRDLVALTNEALSISITQKKSIIDTNIIRSALHRQTWDLRSQVRSVQDHGILFYQIGRAVAQNVFLSNCPIDPISIYMKKKSCNEGDSYLYKWYFELGASMKKLTILLYLLSCSAGSVAQDLWSLPGPDEKNGITYYGLVENDSDLVHGLLEVESALVGSSRTEKDCSQFDNDRVTLLLRPEPRSPLDMMQNGSCSILDQRFLYEKYESEFEEGEGEEVLDPQQIEEDLFNHIVWAPRIWRPWGFLFDCIERPNELGFPYWARAFRGKRIIYNEEDELQENDSEFLQSGAMQYQIRDRSSKEQGFFRISQFIWDPADPLFSFYFVPLLSLSCSADSYTIALFLIVITSTTFRGGNLTKQVGIALDEGRFKTDRNEFIDLDFQSPPVLETLPHTCRIPPEDFLDWLSSVEKFFDWKELSEVCEDEIPEHWSCLNLVGSDQVQVSGKIEGREAYKKAPTPNSCGVLPIVYSQWLERIRRRIPCLIGLEAPSGHGHKYYSWQGLEASYQRLSARTRLGLECLLLSEDLLLHLIREGGRSALLRELYKADPYISCWRRKLEELTGELTLTLSLFDWSGRGSALFLSVWDDAGERKECVEAANNNKTTTFFLFPP